Proteins from a single region of Gemmatimonadales bacterium:
- a CDS encoding SDR family NAD(P)-dependent oxidoreductase yields the protein MSPRSVTALFRGLPLLLVLAASTLSAQAPPQPRTDFPKAPPLPDLTGKVALITGSTDGLGRDVARRLAQAGAHVLITGRSEERGKALVDEINRSGRGSAKFYQADLASLDATRRLAASVRRDNKRLDLLINNAGVGFIFDSTRKFSAEGHEMHFAVNYLAHYLLTKELQSLVVASAPSRIINVSSGSQTAIDFDDVMMAKGYNGGRGYAQSKLAQIMMTIDMAPELERQGVLTYSLHPATTMGTTMALALKVNPRSTIAEGVESVVNAVTTTEPSGTYFNQLKPVKAHAQAYDVEARDKLRTLAERLIAPK from the coding sequence ATGTCGCCGCGTTCCGTTACCGCGCTGTTCCGAGGACTTCCGCTCCTCCTGGTCCTCGCAGCCTCCACCCTCAGCGCTCAGGCGCCGCCGCAGCCCAGAACTGATTTTCCGAAGGCACCCCCGCTGCCGGACCTCACCGGCAAGGTGGCCCTGATCACCGGTTCGACCGACGGACTCGGCCGCGACGTGGCCCGCCGGCTGGCGCAGGCGGGAGCTCATGTACTGATCACCGGGAGAAGCGAGGAACGCGGCAAGGCTCTCGTCGATGAGATCAATAGGAGTGGTCGGGGCAGTGCCAAGTTCTATCAGGCCGATCTCGCCTCGCTCGATGCGACCCGTCGCCTCGCCGCGTCGGTCCGTCGCGACAACAAACGCCTCGACCTGCTGATCAACAACGCCGGGGTCGGGTTCATTTTTGACAGCACGAGGAAGTTCAGCGCTGAAGGGCACGAGATGCACTTCGCGGTGAACTACCTGGCCCACTATCTCCTGACCAAGGAACTGCAGTCGCTGGTCGTGGCGAGTGCTCCGTCTCGCATCATCAACGTTTCGTCGGGGTCGCAGACGGCCATCGACTTCGATGATGTCATGATGGCAAAGGGGTACAACGGAGGGCGCGGCTATGCGCAGAGCAAGCTGGCGCAGATCATGATGACCATCGACATGGCACCCGAGCTCGAGCGGCAGGGTGTGCTGACCTATTCACTTCACCCGGCCACGACCATGGGAACCACGATGGCGCTTGCCCTCAAAGTGAACCCGCGATCGACCATCGCTGAGGGAGTCGAGTCAGTGGTCAACGCGGTGACCACGACCGAGCCATCGGGTACATACTTCAATCAGCTGAAGCCGGTCAAGGCGCATGCGCAGGCGTACGATGTCGAGGCGCGCGACAAGCTCCGCACTCTGGCTGAACGTCTGATCGCCCCCAAGTAG
- a CDS encoding DUF126 domain-containing protein encodes MISDAEVLIAGEAAGPLLVLDEPLSFWGGVHEATGIITDTHHPQHGQPVAGSILLLPAGRGSSSSSSVLAELIRAGTGPSAILLGTTDPIIALGALVAEALYQKTVPVVVLPSDAYRAVATVRGRIRLQAASGGASITPA; translated from the coding sequence ATGATCAGCGACGCCGAAGTGCTGATCGCTGGGGAGGCAGCCGGCCCCCTGCTGGTACTGGACGAGCCGCTCTCGTTCTGGGGTGGTGTGCACGAAGCGACCGGCATCATCACCGACACGCACCACCCGCAGCACGGGCAGCCCGTTGCTGGTAGCATTCTCCTCTTGCCGGCCGGTCGCGGCTCGAGTTCGAGTTCGAGTGTGCTGGCTGAGCTGATCCGGGCCGGAACCGGCCCGTCCGCCATCCTTCTCGGTACGACCGACCCCATCATTGCACTCGGCGCGCTGGTTGCGGAAGCGCTTTATCAGAAAACGGTCCCAGTCGTGGTCCTGCCGAGCGACGCCTATCGTGCGGTCGCGACTGTAAGGGGGAGGATTCGGCTTCAGGCCGCCTCAGGCGGGGCTTCGATCACCCCCGCCTGA
- a CDS encoding aconitase X catalytic domain-containing protein codes for MADLQLTDPQRAQLSGEAGPAAALAMRLVVRMAEMTGATNLTAISRAHIDGCLYHGPASVDFARTLADGGGTVTVPTTLNVGAVDLLHPELFRGKAEVAAAARAMMRYYQAMGCRQTWTCAPYQLRDRPGLGEQIAWAESNAIVFANSVLGARTERYGDFIDICAAIVGHVPMVGLHTDAGRRARVVVRLRQVPTRLLERDTTFAALGHVLGPLVGGRIPVIVGLDSASEDQLKALGAAAASSGSVAMFHVAGVTPEAPTEAAALGGAAPEVTFEIGRSDLRDAVRALTSTTTRQLGAVSVGTPHFSHAEFVQLRELLGGRRIATEVEFFVSTGRDTLARIRDEGWEEELRSTGLQIVTDTCTYITPILSGRPGAVMTNSAKWAWYAPNNLGYQVVFASLEECVESAVAGRVWRDESVWEDQ; via the coding sequence ATGGCAGACCTTCAGCTGACCGACCCACAGCGAGCACAGCTGTCGGGCGAAGCCGGCCCGGCGGCGGCGCTCGCCATGCGGCTGGTGGTGCGCATGGCCGAGATGACGGGCGCCACGAATCTGACAGCCATTTCACGAGCCCATATCGACGGATGCCTGTATCACGGCCCGGCCAGCGTCGATTTCGCCCGCACCCTCGCGGACGGCGGTGGCACGGTAACGGTGCCAACCACCCTCAACGTCGGTGCCGTGGACCTGCTCCACCCGGAGCTGTTCCGTGGCAAGGCCGAGGTCGCCGCTGCCGCTCGCGCCATGATGCGGTACTATCAGGCCATGGGCTGTCGGCAAACCTGGACCTGCGCACCCTATCAACTGCGGGACCGCCCTGGACTTGGTGAGCAGATTGCCTGGGCCGAGTCGAACGCCATCGTGTTTGCCAACAGTGTACTTGGTGCGCGGACCGAACGCTACGGCGATTTCATCGACATTTGTGCCGCCATCGTGGGCCATGTCCCGATGGTCGGCCTCCATACGGACGCCGGGCGTCGGGCTCGCGTCGTGGTCCGCCTGCGCCAGGTGCCAACCCGCCTGCTCGAGCGCGACACCACGTTTGCCGCTCTGGGCCACGTGCTTGGTCCGCTGGTTGGCGGCCGGATTCCGGTCATCGTGGGCCTTGACTCGGCCTCGGAGGATCAGCTCAAGGCACTCGGCGCCGCAGCAGCATCATCGGGGTCGGTTGCGATGTTTCACGTCGCCGGTGTGACCCCCGAAGCCCCGACCGAAGCCGCTGCGCTCGGCGGTGCAGCGCCCGAGGTGACGTTCGAGATCGGACGGAGCGACCTCCGCGACGCTGTGCGTGCCCTGACCTCGACCACGACCCGACAGCTCGGCGCCGTCAGCGTCGGCACCCCCCACTTCTCACACGCCGAGTTTGTTCAGCTGCGCGAGTTGCTGGGCGGCCGACGCATTGCGACAGAGGTCGAGTTCTTTGTCTCAACCGGGCGGGATACCCTGGCGCGGATTCGCGACGAAGGCTGGGAAGAAGAGCTGCGGAGCACCGGGCTTCAGATCGTGACTGATACCTGCACTTACATCACCCCGATCCTGTCGGGGCGGCCTGGCGCCGTGATGACCAACTCGGCCAAGTGGGCCTGGTACGCTCCGAACAACCTCGGCTATCAGGTCGTCTTTGCCAGCCTCGAGGAGTGTGTGGAATCCGCGGTTGCGGGGAGGGTCTGGCGCGATGAGTCGGTCTGGGAGGATCAATGA
- a CDS encoding S9 family peptidase has protein sequence MTCLRCLTSSLLAFVVLAPAAHAQTPVEGRITYEDYLNAEAPRDFFRGGSPQMSPDGKRVAYSRWWIDKMADRWRQSIWLVDADGSRNRWLVDAGGHTWSPDGTRLAFVKQGEPTGAQIFVRYMDDEGAVTQITRVETGAGNLTWSPDGQWIAYTALVREAPAWTSTIPGKPAGATWTAPPKIVDRLNYRADWVGYVDAGYAQVFVVPASGGTPTQLTTGSWNHGQLAWSRDGREILFTSLRVPDAEYEWRESEIYAVNVGSKAVRQLTRRKGPDSGPVVSPDGRFVAYQGFDWTDDTYITNKLYVMGIDGSNPRQLARSLDRSPENVSWAADGSGLYFIAQDLGQSHLFYAPVNGGEARKLSKGDVFLSQLSAAGARGAAILNTVESPGDIVVFDLATPTPRKVTDLNGDVLAGKRLGTVEEIWYPSVEGLKIQGWVVKPPDFDPSKKYPLMLAIHGGPHGMYASTLSYMWWEWQIYAGMGYVVLHTNPRGSSGYGSAFGNAIKNAYPGKDYNDLMAGVDTVINRGYIDTSKLYVYGCSGGGVLTAWVVGHTDRFTAASSECPVTNWLSFVGTTDGAGWYRNFAKLPWEDPSEHLRRSPLMYVGNVKTPTLLITGEGDLRTPMPQTEEYYMALKMQKVPTAMVRLQDEWHAYFNRPSNFLHTLNLRERWFQKYSQPRPTIP, from the coding sequence ATGACTTGCTTGCGTTGTCTCACGTCGTCACTGCTGGCGTTCGTGGTGCTGGCGCCCGCCGCACATGCGCAGACCCCGGTTGAGGGTCGGATTACCTACGAGGACTATCTCAACGCCGAGGCGCCGCGAGACTTCTTTCGGGGCGGCAGTCCGCAGATGTCGCCGGACGGGAAGCGGGTTGCGTACTCGCGCTGGTGGATCGACAAGATGGCCGATCGCTGGCGGCAGTCGATCTGGCTGGTGGACGCCGACGGCAGCCGCAATCGGTGGCTAGTCGACGCGGGTGGACACACCTGGTCGCCGGACGGGACCCGACTGGCGTTCGTCAAGCAGGGCGAACCGACGGGCGCGCAGATCTTCGTTCGATACATGGATGACGAAGGCGCGGTGACGCAGATCACTCGGGTCGAGACCGGGGCAGGGAATCTGACCTGGTCGCCGGATGGCCAGTGGATTGCCTACACCGCGCTGGTACGGGAGGCGCCGGCCTGGACCAGCACCATTCCCGGCAAGCCTGCGGGAGCAACCTGGACCGCGCCACCCAAGATCGTCGATCGGCTCAACTACCGTGCGGATTGGGTCGGTTACGTCGATGCTGGCTACGCACAAGTCTTTGTCGTGCCCGCATCAGGCGGCACCCCGACGCAGTTGACCACGGGGTCATGGAATCACGGCCAACTGGCCTGGTCGCGCGACGGCAGGGAGATCCTCTTCACGAGCCTCCGGGTTCCTGACGCGGAGTACGAGTGGCGGGAGTCGGAGATCTATGCCGTCAACGTCGGCAGCAAGGCCGTCAGGCAGCTGACTCGGCGCAAGGGTCCCGACTCGGGTCCGGTGGTGTCGCCCGATGGCAGGTTCGTCGCGTATCAGGGCTTCGATTGGACCGACGATACCTATATCACCAACAAGCTGTACGTGATGGGGATCGACGGCAGCAATCCTCGGCAGCTGGCCCGAAGCCTGGATCGCTCGCCGGAGAATGTAAGCTGGGCTGCGGACGGATCGGGCCTCTACTTCATTGCCCAGGATCTCGGCCAGAGCCATCTCTTCTATGCGCCGGTCAACGGGGGAGAGGCTCGCAAGCTGAGCAAGGGCGACGTTTTCCTGAGCCAGCTGAGCGCAGCGGGCGCTCGCGGGGCGGCCATCCTCAATACGGTCGAATCGCCGGGTGACATCGTCGTCTTCGACCTCGCAACCCCAACTCCGCGCAAGGTCACCGATCTCAATGGCGATGTGCTGGCCGGCAAGAGGCTGGGGACGGTCGAGGAGATCTGGTATCCCTCGGTCGAAGGCCTCAAGATCCAGGGGTGGGTCGTCAAGCCGCCCGACTTCGATCCCTCGAAGAAGTATCCCCTGATGCTGGCGATCCATGGCGGCCCGCATGGGATGTACGCCAGCACCTTGTCCTATATGTGGTGGGAGTGGCAAATCTACGCGGGCATGGGATACGTCGTGCTCCACACCAATCCGCGCGGCAGCTCGGGGTACGGCAGCGCCTTCGGGAACGCCATCAAGAATGCCTACCCGGGTAAAGATTACAACGACCTGATGGCCGGGGTCGATACCGTGATCAATCGGGGTTACATCGATACCAGCAAGCTCTATGTCTACGGATGCAGTGGCGGCGGCGTGCTCACGGCCTGGGTCGTCGGTCACACCGATCGGTTTACCGCCGCATCATCCGAGTGCCCGGTCACGAACTGGCTCTCGTTCGTCGGAACGACGGATGGAGCCGGCTGGTACCGCAACTTTGCCAAGCTGCCGTGGGAGGATCCGTCGGAGCATCTCCGTCGGTCGCCGCTCATGTATGTTGGCAACGTCAAGACACCGACCCTGCTCATCACCGGGGAGGGCGACCTGCGGACGCCGATGCCGCAGACCGAGGAGTACTACATGGCCCTCAAGATGCAGAAGGTCCCGACGGCCATGGTACGGCTCCAGGACGAGTGGCATGCCTACTTCAATCGCCCGTCAAACTTCCTGCATACCCTGAACCTGCGGGAGCGGTGGTTCCAGAAGTACAGTCAGCCGAGGCCGACGATTCCCTGA
- a CDS encoding helix-turn-helix transcriptional regulator: MLGRSYDREVCSAARALEIAGERWSLLILRNAMFAGMTRFTDFEQGLGIAPNVLATRLEGFVAEGLMETVAAASGHAEYRLTDKGLDFKPVIIALTEWGDRWAAPDGAPIAYRHSGCEGTVGVHLQCGECGTEPSLEEVVARPTPAMALARRRRGLG, encoded by the coding sequence ATGCTGGGGCGAAGCTATGATCGGGAAGTCTGTTCCGCGGCGCGCGCGCTGGAGATTGCCGGGGAGCGGTGGAGCCTGCTGATCCTGCGGAACGCTATGTTTGCGGGTATGACCCGGTTTACTGACTTCGAACAGGGCCTTGGGATTGCCCCCAATGTTCTGGCGACTCGGCTCGAGGGTTTCGTCGCCGAAGGCCTGATGGAAACGGTCGCGGCGGCCAGTGGACACGCGGAGTATCGGCTCACTGACAAGGGTCTCGACTTCAAGCCCGTGATCATCGCCCTGACGGAGTGGGGCGATCGCTGGGCTGCGCCCGACGGTGCCCCGATCGCGTATCGACACAGTGGTTGCGAGGGAACGGTCGGAGTGCATTTGCAGTGCGGAGAGTGCGGTACCGAGCCGTCGCTCGAGGAGGTGGTTGCTCGGCCGACGCCGGCCATGGCGCTGGCCCGTCGTCGGCGCGGACTCGGGTGA
- a CDS encoding alpha/beta fold hydrolase produces MSGSGEPLLLVSGQSLDHRMWHTLVPRLSAHYAAITFDHRGTGHSDKPDTPAYTTRLFAEDAVAVLDAVGALKAHLFGFSMGGRVCQWLAADYASRVGALVLAATTAGNSRGVARDRRVTALLQSGNMEALDRLFYSPEYLAGGGRPWRVSDTPPFARRLHYQASETHDAWSALVSIDRPTLILHGAEDQVTPPDNARRMADAIAGSELLLIPGGRHGIVAELDHATIQAVIDFLRRHPIGALG; encoded by the coding sequence GTGTCCGGATCGGGTGAGCCCCTGCTGCTCGTCAGCGGTCAGAGCCTCGATCATCGGATGTGGCACACGCTGGTGCCCCGCCTGTCCGCTCATTACGCTGCCATCACCTTCGATCATCGTGGCACCGGCCATAGCGACAAGCCCGACACACCTGCATACACCACTCGCCTCTTTGCGGAGGATGCCGTGGCCGTGCTCGATGCGGTTGGTGCGCTCAAGGCGCATCTGTTCGGCTTTTCGATGGGCGGCCGCGTCTGCCAGTGGCTTGCAGCTGACTACGCGAGCCGAGTCGGTGCGCTCGTGCTGGCCGCAACGACGGCCGGCAACTCGCGGGGTGTGGCACGGGACCGGCGGGTGACAGCGCTGCTGCAGAGCGGCAACATGGAGGCGCTCGATCGTCTCTTCTACTCGCCAGAGTACCTGGCCGGAGGCGGTCGGCCGTGGCGTGTTTCGGACACGCCGCCCTTCGCAAGGCGGCTGCACTATCAGGCCAGTGAGACCCATGATGCCTGGTCAGCGTTGGTGTCGATCGATCGGCCCACGCTGATCCTGCACGGTGCTGAGGATCAGGTAACGCCGCCGGACAACGCCAGGCGCATGGCCGACGCGATTGCCGGCTCCGAACTCCTGCTCATCCCCGGCGGTCGACACGGGATCGTGGCTGAACTCGACCATGCCACCATCCAGGCAGTGATCGACTTTCTCCGGCGCCATCCGATTGGCGCCTTGGGGTGA
- a CDS encoding dihydrofolate reductase, which translates to MKTQYFTATTLDGYIATDDHSLDWLFPLARLEDTGYPAFIAEVGALAMGSATYQWLLQHVVKPGAEDQAPWPYTQPVWVFSRRRLPAPPDAQIRFVSGDVRPVHQEMAAQAGSKNIWIVGGGDLVGQFFDVGLLDELIVQIGSVTLGSGRPLLPRRIESPALQLRSVRRVGPGMAELHYDVTSPSR; encoded by the coding sequence ATGAAGACACAGTACTTTACCGCGACGACGCTGGACGGCTATATCGCGACGGATGACCATTCGCTAGACTGGCTTTTCCCGCTGGCTCGTCTCGAGGATACCGGGTACCCCGCGTTCATTGCCGAGGTTGGTGCGCTGGCGATGGGGTCCGCGACCTATCAGTGGTTGTTACAGCACGTCGTCAAACCTGGCGCGGAGGATCAGGCACCTTGGCCCTACACGCAGCCCGTCTGGGTCTTCAGCCGTCGTCGGCTGCCCGCACCCCCGGACGCTCAGATTCGGTTCGTATCGGGTGATGTGAGGCCCGTTCATCAGGAGATGGCTGCGCAGGCAGGTTCGAAGAATATCTGGATCGTCGGGGGAGGCGATCTCGTCGGTCAGTTCTTCGATGTGGGCCTGCTCGACGAACTGATCGTTCAGATCGGCTCAGTCACGTTGGGGTCGGGTCGGCCGCTGCTGCCTCGAAGGATCGAAAGTCCCGCTCTCCAACTCCGTTCTGTTCGACGAGTCGGTCCTGGCATGGCAGAGCTGCACTACGACGTGACCTCTCCATCCCGCTAG
- a CDS encoding porin family protein yields MKAWFPLVATGALMVAAPLAAQAQGPKVMLEARGGAVVPTFDIADVAKTGASFGGTIGYQLSPKWALLGEFDYGMHKDKATGLVDIKTTHLVAKLGYAVTPYRERGWNVMLNLGAGLVNFSVEGAPESFTYPAINAGAKLAYNFNPSVAFVLSPQGDIAFSKESELGTSNAWVWPVTAGFRFNF; encoded by the coding sequence ATGAAAGCCTGGTTTCCCCTGGTTGCGACCGGTGCCCTCATGGTCGCTGCGCCGCTCGCGGCCCAGGCGCAGGGCCCGAAGGTCATGTTGGAGGCACGAGGTGGCGCGGTCGTCCCCACCTTCGACATCGCCGACGTCGCCAAGACCGGAGCGTCCTTCGGCGGAACGATCGGTTATCAGCTCTCGCCCAAGTGGGCTCTGCTCGGTGAGTTCGACTATGGCATGCATAAGGACAAGGCCACCGGTCTGGTCGACATCAAGACGACGCACCTGGTTGCCAAGCTCGGCTACGCCGTGACGCCGTACCGTGAGCGGGGCTGGAACGTGATGCTCAACCTGGGTGCAGGTCTGGTGAACTTCAGCGTCGAGGGCGCCCCCGAGTCGTTCACGTACCCCGCCATCAACGCTGGTGCCAAGCTGGCGTACAACTTCAATCCGTCAGTGGCGTTCGTGCTTTCTCCGCAGGGCGACATTGCGTTCAGCAAAGAGAGTGAGCTGGGCACCTCGAATGCCTGGGTGTGGCCGGTAACCGCCGGTTTCCGATTCAACTTCTAA
- a CDS encoding DUF378 domain-containing protein, which produces MRALDILAAVLLVVGGLNWGLVAVANFDLVAAVTGAGGFGAKNALSSLVYALVGLAAVYYGLNWKASHRRWLTAE; this is translated from the coding sequence ATGCGGGCGCTCGATATCCTTGCCGCAGTACTGTTGGTGGTCGGTGGTCTCAACTGGGGCCTGGTGGCAGTAGCGAACTTCGACCTCGTCGCAGCCGTGACAGGAGCCGGCGGGTTCGGAGCCAAGAACGCCCTGAGCAGCCTGGTGTACGCCCTGGTCGGGCTCGCGGCGGTATACTACGGCCTCAACTGGAAGGCGAGTCACCGCCGGTGGTTGACGGCCGAGTAA
- a CDS encoding cobalamin B12-binding domain-containing protein, with protein MMVPPNNGALSIGALSAATGVPTETIRTWERRYGYPVAERKPSGHRVYPMATVSRLRLMSQALARGHRAAEVVGASETALEALLAAVPGLPEPDTPDTVPSPENVSEFLDAIHRFDADRLRRAFQTDWARFGPITFLEHRAAPLLAAVGDAWARGVLDVRHEHFASMCLGDFLRMVRAPYDERARGPVLALATLPGELHGLGLQMAALVVALTGRRGLILGVDTPPGQIVSLAREVALEAVGLSFAPPRRRETPRALVELRDQLPDSVSLVVGGGGAPRQSPQAGIDIVPTLGDLDTWLRSRSPKH; from the coding sequence GTGATGGTTCCTCCAAATAACGGTGCGTTGTCGATCGGCGCTCTGTCGGCCGCGACCGGCGTCCCGACCGAGACGATTCGGACCTGGGAGCGGCGGTATGGTTACCCCGTTGCCGAGCGGAAACCGTCAGGGCACCGCGTCTACCCGATGGCCACCGTCTCGCGTCTTCGACTGATGTCACAGGCCCTTGCCCGCGGACACCGGGCGGCCGAGGTGGTTGGGGCGTCGGAGACTGCCCTCGAAGCATTGCTCGCTGCGGTGCCCGGCTTGCCCGAGCCCGACACGCCTGACACGGTGCCGTCGCCCGAGAACGTCAGTGAGTTTCTCGATGCAATTCATCGGTTCGACGCGGATCGACTCCGCCGCGCCTTTCAAACCGACTGGGCGCGATTCGGCCCGATCACCTTTCTCGAGCATCGGGCGGCCCCGCTGCTCGCCGCGGTCGGCGACGCCTGGGCTCGAGGTGTGCTCGACGTTCGCCATGAACACTTCGCCTCGATGTGTCTCGGAGATTTCCTGCGGATGGTTCGGGCCCCGTATGACGAGCGCGCCCGCGGCCCGGTCCTCGCGCTGGCCACCCTGCCGGGTGAGCTGCACGGGCTCGGCCTGCAAATGGCCGCGCTCGTCGTAGCGTTGACTGGTCGTCGCGGCCTGATACTGGGTGTCGACACGCCACCCGGGCAGATCGTGTCCCTCGCGCGGGAGGTCGCGCTCGAGGCCGTCGGCCTCAGCTTCGCGCCGCCTCGGCGTCGGGAGACCCCGCGGGCGCTGGTCGAGCTGCGCGATCAGTTGCCCGACTCGGTGTCACTCGTGGTAGGGGGCGGCGGC